Genomic segment of Bubalus kerabau isolate K-KA32 ecotype Philippines breed swamp buffalo chromosome 6, PCC_UOA_SB_1v2, whole genome shotgun sequence:
CTATAGAGTGGGAGAGAGGCCAAGAAGAGGGGAATATTGATCCCTGCTCCTGATCTGATGGGGATTGGGGCCCCTGAACATAGGGTTCCAGACACTGGTGCTTGAGCCAGGTGGGGAGGAAACCAatctgcaagggcttcccagaaGAGGGGAGCATGGTGAAATATTAAGGGTGAAGGGAGAATGGGGCTGGGGATGTGGAAAACCCTGGGAGAGGGTATTGGAATTTGGGAAAAAGGTGGGCCCAACAGTATCCAGTTGGAGAATATTTATTTGCTCATTCAGGAGGCCGTCACTGATTGCCCTCTCAGGGTTCAGTACCATGCCTGCCTGTCAGCCTCGGCCATCAAAGAGGTCTCAGTCTAGTAGGCTCCCACCTCTTTGCCAGCAACAGATCAGGGCTGGGTCTGTGGAATTGATTGAGAAAGGGAGATGTGAGAAGCAGAGGGGGCCCATCCTGGTTCCTTCAGGTGATGTCAGTGGCTCTGGCCAGGTAGAAGAGTCTTGGGAAAAACTGACCCTGCTCCCCTCCCGCACAGCTGGCTTTGGGGGCATCCTGGGCTTGGGCAGCCTGGGCTTGGGCTCTGCCAACTTCATGGAGCTGCAGCAGCAGATGCAGAGGCAGCTGATGTCCAATCCTGAGATGCTGTCGCAGATCATGGAGAACCCCCTGGTCCAGGACATGATGTCTAACCCCGACCTGATGCGCCACATGATCATGGCCAACCCCCAGATGCAGCAGCTGATGGAGCGGAACCCCGAGATCAGTCACATGCTCAACAACCCTGAGCTTATGAGGCAGGTGGGTCTGAGAGAAGTTTGGGGGGGGCGTGGAGGACCCCGGGCACCCAGCTGTACCCTGTCTTACCTTTTCCTACCTTGTCCTACCTTgatatgttcattcattcattcaacagctcATGTTTTGAGCACTGGGGGTACAGTGATGAAAAGACATAGGCCTAGCTCTCTAGGAactacttcttttttcttttctttttagatttgttttatttatttatttatttttggccgtgctgggtctttgttgctgcgtgggctttctctagttgctgcgagtgggggctactcttcgttgcggtcttctcattgcggtggcttctcttgttgcagagcccaggctctaggacacacgggcttcagtagttgtagcttgtGGGCTTGGTAGTTGctgctcttgggctctagagctcaggctcagtcatagtggtgcacaggcttagtcgctccatggcatgtgggatattcccagaCCTGTGTCCTCtccgttggcaggcggattcttaaccactggaccaccagggaagtcccccagcaaCTTCTGGTCTCAAAGGGAAGTAGGACAAATAAGAAGGCATTTATAGTACAGCATGGGTAGTACTATCATAGAGATGGTCACAGGATCCCTTAGGAGCACACAGAAGGGCTCCTGACCCTACCCTGGGGTCAGAGGGGGCCATAAAGGAAGTGTTGCCCAAGCAGAGACCCAAAAGAGGAAGAATGAAccagagggaaaaagaagagtATTCAGGGCTAAGGGACAGCAAGCACAAAGGCCTGGGAATGAAAAGTAGGATTGGAGACCTTTGTGGCTGGGCAGGGCCAGGTGGATAAGGGAGGGTTAGGTGAGTGAGGAAGACCCAGGCAAGGGGGTCTGGTGTTGGTCTTCGGGAGCTCCGTCTTGTAGCCACCCACTAGGGGATGAGGGTAGATGATCTTAGCAGAACTGTGGACACTAGTGCTGGACTCACCAGAAGGTAAGTCCCATAAGGGCAAGACTTTGCAaatgttttgttcactgcctagAACAGTGCATAGTGTATAGCTACCACTGGTGTATAGTTACCACTCAATAAGTACTTAGTAAATGAATGACTTGTGGAATAAGAGATCAGAGGCTTATCATAGACATAAAAGTGTCTTAGAAGAGGCATGTATGGAGCAGATTTAGGaagaaggacagggaaagctTTCCAATGGATGGGAACAAGCAGCCGCTGTACTCACTGTCCCCTCGTTATTGAGAGTGAGACATTGGCTCCCAAGAGAAAGCCCTCATCCTATTTCTCAAGATTCAGTGAGGCCAAAGACCTGTAGTGAGATCCAGAAGGTGTTGGTAGCATCGTCCCAGCTTGAATCCTTTCCCCTCATCAATTTGTGGTCATTTATCAGAAGCTGTAATCTAGTCTTGGTCAGACAGACCAACCTGGCCTTGAACCCTGTCTCCACCACTAACTGACTGTGGGTACTAGACAATGAGTCTCTGAGCCTATTTTCTTATCTGCTAAATAGGGACAGAGAAACATACTTGGGATGGTTATCATGGGGATTAAATGACTTGAATTCTGTAAATTACTTAGCTCAGTGCCTATATGTAGTAACTGTTCAATagatgttaattttttcttttgctttctcccctttctcacgtcctttctttcttttttttttttttaatatttatttagtttacttacttggctgtgctgagtcttcatgcaggatctttagttgtggcatgtgggatctagctccctgactagagatcgaacccagggccccttgaactgggagctcagagtcttagccactggaccacaagggaagtccctctcatGTCCTTTCTTATTGAACTTCCTTGTGTTCCCTGATACTTCTGCAGATCCCCTGAACCTGAGAGAGGAAAGCTGCTGCCCTCACCCCATCTGGGATCATACCCCCAAAAGTCAACCAGAATACCCACAGAGAGGCAGGGTTGGAGCCAAGATGACAATAGAGAAAGGAAATCCAGTTCACCCTCCTCCCAGCCACTCTGGATCGGTTCCTGGGCCCGGGACCCTAGTCCTGGTCCCCCTCTTCAAGGCCCAGTCTTTTTCAAGCTTGGTGACACCCTGGTTCCAGagtcactctctctctttcccttttctacCAGACAATGGAGCTTGCTCGAAATCCAGCCATGATGCAGGAGATGATGCGGAACCAGGACCGGGCTCTAAGCAACCTGGAGAGCATCCCTGGAGGGTACAATGCCCTCCGCCGCATGTACACAGACATCCAGGAGCCCATGTTCAGTGCTGCCAGGGAGCAggtggggccaggggctgggctgtGGGAGGGCAGTCTGAACGCGGGAGCACCCAGCCCAGACCCAGGCAAGCCTGAGGTGCTATCtgctcctctttccttccctagTGCCCTGAGGGTAGGCCTTGGCTTGAAGGTGGTTTTCACAGGGCACAGCCGGGGATGGTCCATCTCGGCATGGGACTGAAGCACTGGGGCAGAAGATAGCAGAGGTCCCTAGGGAGTGGGGGCAGTGCAGTATCCAAGGGCTTTGACATTGTTCTGGCAGACTTCTTGCGCCGAGGGCTCAAAGGTTGTGGGGCAGGCCTGAGGTCAAAGAGCCCACCCTTCCACAGTGTGTCTCAAGTGTGGTCCACAGATCACCTGCATCAGAAGCACCTGGGGTGCTTGTTAATCATGAGATTCCTGGTTCCCACCTTTGAGATGCTTATTGAATCAATCTCTGGAATTAAGCCTTGGGAATATGTGCTTTCAAAAATgctttgtgaatttttttcaaatatacaaaaagtATAGCATTCTCTCATATCAAAGTTTAATTTACACGAAATACATTATGCATTTACCTGTTTCAAAACTCAGAAGTTACACAAAGTAAACAGAAGGATATTTAAAAAGAGTGGAAAGGTATCCAAGCTTAATAAAAGTATACAAAAGGGATCCTTCTATTTCCATCTCCCAGCCCTCTCTTTTCTATCCCGGagttaatgaatatttttagtaTTGTGTGTGTTTTCCTAGATATCTTTAACATTAGCAAATAAGATATTACACATGGAATTGCAGCCGTCAcatgcccctcccccatcctatgcctctctttccctctcGGAGTCACTACCACCCTGATTCGCTGTTTGTCGTTTTGATTCTTTTATTACCTATGTATGTATCCATAAATAATCTGTGGcatcattttgcatattttttcaaCCTTATGGAAGTGATATGCTGTTTGTATAATTTTagacttgctttttaaaaacatgtaaaaatgtttcatttgaaGAATAATATAGTTGCAGAAAGGTACACATATCCTAAGTGTTCAGCTTGATGGATTTTCACAAACTGAACAGCCTGTCCCCACAACCAGCACCCAGGTAGGAGAGTGGGACCTCACAATACTTTTTCCTTGTGGAAAGGAAAAAGCACCATGTCCTGAGCAGTCCATGCCATCCCAGCAGATTGCTTGTTCATGGCATCGCTAGTGGTAGtgttattcgctcagttgtgtctgactctttgtgaccccatggactgtaacttgccaggatcctctgtccatgggattctccaggcaagaatactggagtgggctgccattcccttctccagaggatcttctagacccagggatcaaacccaggtctcctgtgctgcaggcagattctttagtgtgcTCCTTGCTGGCTCTGTTCCTATAATGATACCACGTTGTCTTAATTAAGCCTGGGCATCAGGTAGGGtgactctcccctcccccctgcAGCTTATTCTTCACTGTCATCTTGATGATTATTGCCATTGCTCTTTCAAATTTTAGAAAGTGCTTATAGGAATTGAAAGTGCTTATGAAGATTACCTGTGGGTTTTtagtttaagttttattttacttaagtatttaatttaaaatgtatatcaaAGTAATGCATGtacctggttaaaaaaaaaaatttcaagtagtTGAGCAAGGCTTATTCAGCTTATTCAGCTAATTCTGATATACTTTAAGGTGTGGGAACCACTGGCTCAGCTAAAAGAGCAGTGTTTGGCAACAGCAAGCTTGCGTCCGAACACCTGCCCCACCATTCTTCAGCGGTGTGGTTTTAAGCGAGTTGCTTCAGCCTCCCTGAGTTTTCTGCTGCCTCATTTTCAAAATGGAGACAATGTATTATAGCATTGTCCTCAATCATTTTGGTCTCTGGAtcgctttatttatttattaaaaaaattgggttttttttgccttactgcacagcatgtgggagggatctagttccctcatcagggatcaaacctgcaccccttgcagtggaagcatggagaccTAACCACTAGATTACTAGGGAATTCCACTCTGGACCCCTTTATATAGTTAGGACCCCAAggaggttttgtttttgtgggtTAGGTCTATTGATATTCACTGAAtctgaaattaaaactgagaatttaaataaatatttatgaactcatttaaaaataacaataaacccATTGCACATTAATATAACCAGcatgctcttttaaaaaataactttagggcttccctggtggtccagaggttaagaatccacctgccaatgcaaaggacacgggttcaattcctggtccgggaaggtcCCACATACCACAGGGTAAACTAAGCCACAACTGCTGGAgcccgcgtgccctagagcccgtgctccacaacaagagaagccaccacaatgagaagcctgcaactagggaaaagcctttgtgcagcaatgaaaatccagagcagtcaaaaataaaatgttaaaacaatttaaaaaaaaaactaataataacTTTATCTCCCAAAACAAAACTTTAGAGGAGAGAATGGCCTTGTTCGACATTTTTGCAGATCTCTTGAATGTCTGGCTTATGTAGCTGGGTTCTCAGATCAGATCTGCTTCTGTATTCAGTCCATTGCACTGTCACATGTTATGTAGCCTTTGGAAAACACCCCTGAATACTTATGagagaatgagagtgaaaaaggcaaataatgtcTTAGGgttataaaaattgtttttaaactttgcagAGGTCctaggaccacactttgagaactggtATATTAGAGGGATATTATAAGCATTAGAATGAATGGgtcaggcacatagtaggtgctcaataaatggccgTTGTTATCACTTTGGGGAGTTCTGGCAAAGAGATTCAGGCCTTAGGGTGTACGGGGAAGAGCAAAGCAGGACCCAGAACTAGCTGGGGTTGGGTGCTAGGCAAGTTAGCAGAACAGGAAATCTGCAATGATGACAAAGACTGAAACTGTGGTACACGTTCCCTGGCCTGCAAATGCTATTATCTGAACAGGCGTCTGGTAGGGCAAAGGAACCACAGCTCAGAGCAGGAGTTTAACAGGAAAAGTAACAGGATATGAACCTTCCTGGTGCGGTGGGGCTGAGGCTGCTCAGGTACCTCCTGCATGGGTAAGGCCTGCCTGGGGACAGGAGAGGGAGGCTGAGCAAGAGGAGGAGGCCTGAGCTCCCTCAGCCATCACATGCCTCAGACAGAGCTCTTTCCTGGCTATCAGCGGGTCCAGAGGGAGGAGGTTCAGATGCAGGTTCGGGTGCCCCCTTGGGCAGCCCATCATGTAGTGGGGTGCAGACCCTGAGACAATCCTGGGTAACATCCTAGGGGGCCTGATGCTCGGGGGTACTGTTTAGCTGAAGCAGCCAGTCTaagaagatgggggtggggaggagaaagaagagactaCATGGAGGAAGCAACAGAGGACAAGACCTAGGGAAGGGTGCTCAGCCAGAGGCGTGCCCCTCTGAGGGGCTCCACGTGATGTTCCTGGATGGGCAGAATGCCACATGGGGGATCTGGAGGTGAGGAAGAAGGTTCAGCGGAGTTAGACTTGGACTGAGGTGGCTGGAAAAGGGAGAGCTGAAGGCAAATAGGGGTTAGAGTAGAGTCAGCTCCCATCAAGCCAATAGTTAcctattgagcacctactaatgTCAGGGGCCAGATGTACAAAGGTCAATCTGACATTGTCTCTGCCCCTTAAGAGCTAAGGAAAACCAGTATCTCGCTGCACAGTAGGAAACGTGTGTGTCAAGTATTATAGAGCACAGAGAAGACTAGAAACCAAATATTTAGAGCCACCAGGGGAGATGGGGATGTTTCCGGTGATCTGAGGGGTTCATTTATCCAGTCATTAGCATCAGCCAACTCCCACCTTGCAGGGTGAGGGTGAAGTCGGCCGTTGTGAGATCAGAAATTGACATGAGGACCTCCACAGTTTTAgatctctctccctttcctggggACGGGGAGGCTATTAggtgagaagaaagaaagggccTAGCCCTTCTCCCTGATCTGTTTCAGTCCTTAACCCAAAACCTTTCCCTCCTCCCAGTTTGGCAACAACCCCTTCTCTTCCCTGGCCGGGAACTCCGACAGCTCATCCTCCCAGCCTCTGCGGACTGAGAATCGAGAGCCCCTCCCTAACCCCTGGAGCCCCTCGCCCCCCGCCTCCCAGGCCCCCGGGTCCGGTGGGGAGGGCGCCGGAGGATCAGGGGCCAGCCGGGTGCACCCGACGGTCTCCAATCCCTTTGGGATCAATGCGGCTAGCCTGGGGTCAGGTATGTCCTGGGGTGGGCGGAGCTGAGTGGGGTCACCAGGGCAGTCCCCTGCCCCAGGCCTGAAAGGGGTTCACACTGCTCCAGAGTACTGAAGACAGAGGTGAGACTGTATTAGAGCCACAGACAGAGCTCTGTGGGCTGGAGTAGCGGCTTCAGCCCTCAGAGGGTGAGGCTTGGTTCTAGCCCTTTCCCAGTGTTCCCAAGAGCAACCTAAGTAAAGGCTTGTGAATAAACCAGGCCCCACTTTCTAAGCTCTTTCAACTCTGTCGGTATTATCCATTGTCAATGGGTTAGACTGGGGATGAGGGTGTGTGAGAGGAATGAGGGACGGGTAGATGTGAGGCTGGGCGAGAGGGATGTACAGAGCTGCCTTGTACAGAAGTGTAGGTTATGCGCTGCACAACCCTGGGAGATGCCCCATTTATCAAGACTATGACTGTAAATGGCCCTAGGGATGTCTggtagatgccatgatctctctGTACTCTGCGGAATATCTTGGTCGGGAAAGTCCCTTCCCCTCTAAATGCTTATTTCATAAATAAGGGACTTGAACCTGACCCATGGTTTCAGAATTATACTGCTGAGTCTTGAGGGGTCTGGACCATTGCCAGGACGGGGGAAGACCGCATGGGAAGGGCTCCAGGCCTTCTGCCCCAGCTCCAACCAGATCGTTGACATACTTGGTTTCCTAGTGAGATTTGGTTTGAGGAAAGGGTCTCTGCTGCTAGGACAAGCTTGAAAACCATTGATCTGGGTCATCTTTAGTCAAATCCTTTCCAACTCTAACATTATCTGACCTGTGGCAGGAACAGAGGGATAGGAATCAGACCCAGTTTGTaaccagcttgatcattgcaGAGCAGATGGTGAGGGACCCAGGCCAAAGCAGAGCAAGATGACCTCAGGGTCAAGAGAGACTTGGACCCACTCCCCGGGATGTGGGTGCCCACTTTACTGTTGCCTTTCTGAGTTTTGCAACCACTCAGTGCCTGAAGTAAGGTAGATTGAAATCAGGCATCTGGTTTCCATTTGGACcccttttctcttgttttgttttttttcccttctatcctAGGGATGTTCAACAGCCCAGAAAtgcaggccctcctccagcagatctctGAGAACCCCCAGCTGATGCAGAACGTGATCTCAGCCCCCTATATGCGCAGCATGATGCAAACGCTTGCCCAGAACCCCGACTTTGCTGCTCAGGTATGGGACTGGCATGAGGGGGAGTGTGCTGGGGGCTGTGACTTGTGATGATCCAAATGCTccagagccagactgcctgggtttctGTATtgagctctgccacttcctagctgCATGAGCCAGGCAAGTTATTTAtccccagtttcctcattggtaaaatggTAATAACAATAGTACCTGCCTTGGAGTTGTGAGGGTTAAGTGAGTTAATAacataaagtgcttagcacatggcctggcacagagtaagcccTGTGTACTCAGAAATGTTCGCTATTATCCTCATCAGACTGGCTTCTGACTCTTGTCCTTGTCCAGAGTATAGTTCCAGTTCCTCTCACTGTCCCACCTAGGACTTCAGGATACTCTGAGATCCTTGGAAACGCTGGCCCGATTTCCTACAGTGGTGGGGTGCTGAGGGAGATGAGGCGGTGGGGGCATTGTGAGGGTGGGTAGGCCCAGGCCTCCCCCTGCTACCTTCACCCTGGCAGATGATGGTGAACGTGCCGCTCTTTGCGGGGAACCCCCAGCTGCAGGAGCAGCTCCGCCTGCAGCTCCCGGTCTTCCTGCAGCAGGTAAGTGAGGAGCCTAGACGGGTGGAGGTTGAGGGCCACCCGGGTAGACCCTGAGGCCCAGTGGGTGGAGCTTAAGGGAGGGGCCGCGCCTGGCCTCTGGACTCAGGGTCTAGGCTGCCTCCCGTCTCCTGCCACCTCCTTTCCATGTTGTTTCCCACCAGATGCAGAACCCAGAGTCACTCTCCATTCTCACCAATCCCCGAGCCATGCAGGCGCTGCTGCAGATCCAGCAGGGACTGCAGACCTTGCAGACTGAAGCCCCAGGGCTGGTACCCAGGTGAGGGGCGGGGGCAAGTGGGCAACAGGGATCTGGCTCCTCCTCCCCCTCAAGCCCTTTTCCTGCTGCTCTCAGCAGCCCTTGTGTTCCTGAGGatctgttttcctgtttcttccaaCTGCTTTTCCTGCTGGATCTCACGTTCCCACCCTTTTCTCAGAGGCCGTCTCCCCCTTCTCCGTCTCTCCTGCCTGCAGCCTTGGCTCTTTTGGGATGGCCCGGCCCCCAGCATCCTCTGCAGGCAGCAACGCCGGGTCTGCGCCCGAGGTGCCCACCTCCTCGCCAGCCCTCCCAGTCACGTCATCTCCAGCAGGGGCCTCCAGCGCTCAGCAGCAGCTCATGCAACAGATGATCCAGCTTCTGGCTGGAAGCGGAAGTTCACAGGTACGCAGGGCAGCGGACTGGTGCTAGGACCCTGCGGTGCTAAGGGTGGCAGTCAAATGGAAACAGCAGGCTTTGGAGTCAGCCAGACCTGGCTTTAGTTCCTGGTCTGCTACTTTCGAGCCTTAGGTAAGTAACTGATCTTCCATAAGTTTAGTTTCCACAGCTGTGACATGGAGATAGTGATAGCACTTACTGGGTTAGCCGAGCACTGGTCTGTGTGCCTTGTATGTAAGAGCTCACTTCCTTTACTCTTCACAGCAGCCTTGTTCTTACTCTTTCTGTGTTACAAAGGGGGACACTAAATCCCAGAGATGTTAAGTGGCTTTCTCAGAGTCACATAGTGAGTGAGTAATGAAGCTGAAATTCAAACCGAGGCATATTGGCTCCAGGATTTACACTTTAGCTGCTGTGTTTTACTACTTCTGCTGTATCAGAGGACTCTTTCGATAATTAAAGCAGCCTctgtctgggacttccctggcagtccagtggtttaagactccacatttccactgcagggggcacgggttctatccctggtcagggaactaagatcccatatgctatgtGGTGcggccaaaacaaaaataaaaatgaataaagcagcCTCTGTCTGTGAGACTGGAgaagaggattctgggaggagAGGTGACCAGAGCCCTGGGCTACAAAGTCTTAGGCCTGGGGCTTGGGGGCAGAGCAGGGGATTacctcagggaagccccttaacctTTCTCCGACCTCTGTGACCTCTGGGGAAAGCCTTTCAACAGAAATGGAAGTGTGCCCAGCTCTGTGCGAGGCACTGAGAGGGCTGGGTGAAGCGCTCTCCAAGGCCCAGTCCAGCTGCGTCTGGAGCCCAGTGTGGGTGGATCATGCTGAAAACATCACAGAGTGGCAAAGGGCTCCTGTACTGCGGGTTGGGCGCTCTCACTGCTGGGCTCCTTCCAACCCTGAGTCTTCTGTTCGTGATCTAGGCTATGGCTTCCTGAACATCCCTGGGGGAAAACGTTTCCAGGAGATGTGTTTTGGAGTGTCAAAAACGAAAAGCCTCCTCTTTTGTAAATAACTGTGTTTGTTGATGGGTTAAACACAATTAAACAGGTGCGTGTTTTCCGCGGACCCTTCTCTGACCTTTATTGTGGTCGTGTGTGTGACAGTTGCCAGGAGCAGGTTTGGAGGCAGTATTTACTGACCACAGAACATTTGGCTTTTGGACTGCCTGTTAACATCTCCAGAGTGCTGATGGAAAGCAGTTAGGAATATCGGCTGATCTAGACCTATTTGTTACTTTGAAATTTCAAGAAAGAtgcgcccctcccccccccccatgaTGGCACAGCTGTTTAGTGATCTGGGACGCCGGCTCCCCTGGCCTCTGTTTGCTGGTCATCGACCCCTGCCCCATTGGTTGATTCTGAGGAGGACTTCGTCTCTCCATCATAAACACTCGGAATCAGCTAGGCCCTCTAGGGTTGGTCCTGAGCCCACTTCACAAGGCTTGTCCCCTCCAGGTGCAGACGCCAGAAGTGAGATTtcagcagcagctggagcagcTCAACTCCATGGGCTTCATCAATCGTGAGGCCAACCTGCAGGCTCTGATCGCCACGGGAGGGGACATCAACGCAGCTATCGAGAGGCTCCTGGGCTCTCAGCTCTCCTAACCCCTCAGCCCGGGCCTCTTGCGTCTCTCCTCCCTTGATGCCCGCGTTTGGCTCCTCTGTCAGCCTGGCCCTCTGCAGCTTGTCATCCCTTCTGCTCTTCTCCCTTGTTCTCTCCAGACAGCAGGGTGACTTTAGAGGGGTGGGCCCCAGCCCCGCGGCTCTGAGAATTCCACTTTTACTTCACCTCTTGTAGAATCTTCTCTCCTGGTCCTGCCTGCTTGAGCAGAGAGAGCTGTTTAAACAGTTTTCAGTTTTTGCTGATCGGCCCCACCTCCTTACTCCACAACCATCTTTTGCAGCCTTCACACTTCTCAGTGGCAGTGCAGAGTTGAAGGAGGAACCCACTGTCTGCTTTATTAGAACAGGGTCTTCTGTTTCTATCACTAGGATTTTTCTTGTCTTATGATTACTTTTGGTAactcttcctcctctctttcccctcatcccctcccacctccagcctACCCAGCGCTAGACTTCCATCCTCTGAAGGAAAGGAAGGTGAAGCAGGCTGTGATTTTCCTCCTCACCCCATGTTCTGATCACTTTCAGGGGGTCTGTTGGGATTCCCAGTGGAAGGAAGATGCTTGTTCCCCCTGTCTGAAGGGAGAGATAAGACGCGGCCCCCCTGGAGCAGGAGTTAACAAGccctgaagtgaagttgctcagtcatgtctgactctttgcaaccccgtggactgtagcctgccaggctcctctgtccatgggattctccaggcaagaatactggagtgggttaccatttccttctccaggggatcttcccgacccagggatcaaacttgggtctcctgcattggaggcagacgctttaacctaaGCCCTGGACCAACCCAATAAGGGGATGAGGGAATGAGACTTTCTGGAGGAAGGGAATGGGGGAAACAGCGTGAGCAGAGGACTTAGAAGTTGGAATTGACAGGGAATGGAAACACTAATAGTTCTTTTAGTCCACAGAGTCTAGGCTTTGGCCTGGCAAAGGAGATTTAGAAATGGTAATGAAATTTGAGCTGAAGAAAAGGGTTCAGAGAAGCTAAACAGTATGGCTCACAAGGGATTATATTGGCTCCATTTCCTCAAACACACATGCTTCTGTACATTCACACACATTTCCATGAACCCAGGACCTGCCCGCATCTCCAGGTACCAGTGATTTAAGCCCCGCTCAGAAGACATGAAGAGGACTGGGGTCTGTCTCAGCAgtgagggtgtgtgtgggtgggtggttgcatgcacgcacgcacacatgtgCATGTGAGTTGAGTGGGAGGGTGGATACCTTATTGATTTCTGGTTTAGAGTTTTATCCCACCAGACAGAAGTAGGCAGAAGGGCCTGTCTAGGTCAGGAATATATACACCCTGGAGAGCTAGGTCCCCTAGGCCTCTGGATGCCTGGGTAGTATGGGGACCCCTTCTGAAGCTGTCAGGGCTGTGACTGGCACCCTTGATTACCCCTTCTCTTATTGCTTTTGGGGAATAGTGGGGGAGGAGTCTTTCTAGAACCCTTGGCCGCTCCTGCCCTtgagttttcactgtttccctccAGG
This window contains:
- the UBQLN4 gene encoding ubiquilin-4 isoform X6 encodes the protein MAEPSGAETRPPIRVTVKTPKDKEEIVICDRASVKEFKEEISRRFKAQQDQLVLIFAGKILKDGDTLNQHGIKDGLTVHLVIKTPQKVQDPATATASSPSTPDPASAPSTTPASPATSAQPSTSGSATSDTGSGSRRGSGGGTSPGTGEGPPSATASILSGFGGILGLGSLGLGSANFMELQQQMQRQLMSNPEMLSQIMENPLVQDMMSNPDLMRHMIMANPQMQQLMERNPEISHMLNNPELMRQTMELARNPAMMQEMMRNQDRALSNLESIPGGYNALRRMYTDIQEPMFSAAREQFGNNPFSSLAGNSDSSSSQPLRTENREPLPNPWSPSPPASQAPGSGGEGAGGSGASRVHPTVSNPFGINAASLGSGMFNSPEMQALLQQISENPQLMQNVISAPYMRSMMQTLAQNPDFAAQMMVNVPLFAGNPQLQEQLRLQLPVFLQQMQNPESLSILTNPRAMQALLQIQQGLQTLQTEAPGLVPSLGSFGMARPPASSAGSNAGSAPEVPTSSPALPVTSSPAGASSAQQQLMQQMIQLLAGSGSSQAMAS
- the UBQLN4 gene encoding ubiquilin-4 isoform X1 gives rise to the protein MAEPSGAETRPPIRVTVKTPKDKEEIVICDRASVKEFKEEISRRFKAQQDQLVLIFAGKILKDGDTLNQHGIKDGLTVHLVIKTPQKVQDPATATASSPSTPDPASAPSTTPASPATSAQPSTSGSATSDTGSGSRRGSGGGTSPGTGEGPPSATASILSGFGGILGLGSLGLGSANFMELQQQMQRQLMSNPEMLSQIMENPLVQDMMSNPDLMRHMIMANPQMQQLMERNPEISHMLNNPELMRQTMELARNPAMMQEMMRNQDRALSNLESIPGGYNALRRMYTDIQEPMFSAAREQFGNNPFSSLAGNSDSSSSQPLRTENREPLPNPWSPSPPASQAPGSGGEGAGGSGASRVHPTVSNPFGINAASLGSGMFNSPEMQALLQQISENPQLMQNVISAPYMRSMMQTLAQNPDFAAQMMVNVPLFAGNPQLQEQLRLQLPVFLQQMQNPESLSILTNPRAMQALLQIQQGLQTLQTEAPGLVPSLGSFGMARPPASSAGSNAGSAPEVPTSSPALPVTSSPAGASSAQQQLMQQMIQLLAGSGSSQVQTPEVRFQQQLEQLNSMGFINRGLLGFPVEGRCLFPLSEGRDKTRPPWSRS
- the UBQLN4 gene encoding ubiquilin-4 isoform X2, encoding MAEPSGAETRPPIRVTVKTPKDKEEIVICDRASVKEFKEEISRRFKAQQDQLVLIFAGKILKDGDTLNQHGIKDGLTVHLVIKTPQKVQDPATATASSPSTPDPASAPSTTPASPATSAQPSTSGSATSDTGSGSRRGSGGGTSPGTGEGPPSATASILSGFGGILGLGSLGLGSANFMELQQQMQRQLMSNPEMLSQIMENPLVQDMMSNPDLMRHMIMANPQMQQLMERNPEISHMLNNPELMRQTMELARNPAMMQEMMRNQDRALSNLESIPGGYNALRRMYTDIQEPMFSAAREQFGNNPFSSLAGNSDSSSSQPLRTENREPLPNPWSPSPPASQAPGSGGEGAGGSGASRVHPTVSNPFGINAASLGSGMFNSPEMQALLQQISENPQLMQNVISAPYMRSMMQTLAQNPDFAAQMMVNVPLFAGNPQLQEQLRLQLPVFLQQMQNPESLSILTNPRAMQALLQIQQGLQTLQTEAPGLVPRGRLPLLRLSCLQPWLFWDGPAPSILCRQQRRVCARGAHLLASPPSHVISSRGLQRSAAAHATDDPASGWKRKFTGADARSEISAAAGAAQLHGLHQSGSVGIPSGRKMLVPPV
- the UBQLN4 gene encoding ubiquilin-4 isoform X7, with the protein product MAEPSGAETRPPIRVTVKTPKDKEEIVICDRASVKEFKEEISRRFKAQQDQLVLIFAGKILKDGDTLNQHGIKDGLTVHLVIKTPQKVQDPATATASSPSTPDPASAPSTTPASPATSAQPSTSGSATSDTGSGSRRGSGGGTSPGTGEGPPSATASILSGFGGILGLGSLGLGSANFMELQQQMQRQLMSNPEMLSQIMENPLVQDMMSNPDLMRHMIMANPQMQQLMERNPEISHMLNNPELMRQTMELARNPAMMQEMMRNQDRALSNLESIPGGYNALRRMYTDIQEPMFSAAREQFGNNPFSSLAGNSDSSSSQPLRTENREPLPNPWSPSPPASQAPGSGGEGAGGSGASRVHPTVSNPFGINAASLGSGMFNSPEMQALLQQISENPQLMQNVISAPYMRSMMQTLAQNPDFAAQMMVNVPLFAGNPQLQEQLRLQLPVFLQQMQNPESLSILTNPRAMQALLQIQQGLQTLQTEAPGLVPSRGLQRSAAAHATDDPASGWKRKFTGGLLGFPVEGRCLFPLSEGRDKTRPPWSRS